One stretch of Nocardioides perillae DNA includes these proteins:
- a CDS encoding S1C family serine protease: MSDQHPRPEDHHPVDPAHPAGADHPTGADHGRTGPVLPPPPPSYDDTVPLGATAPAPSGLGAPAPSPAPRRGRLVAGVATLALLVGGGAGLGGAALQDALDDDAPTTGAGVPASAGTSASAPAPVAVADGTIEAVAEEVLPSVVKIDVRGEEGAGSGSGIVLSEDGQILTNQHVIEVAEDGGTIRVGFTDGTTAEAEVLGSDPLTDTAVIQAVDVSGLTPIEVGDSDALRVGQQVVAVGSPFGLDSTVTTGIVSALDRPVNVGRTDEGGTTTYPAIQTDAAINPGNSGGPLVDTEGRLVGINSSIRTAATGTGQAGSIGLGFAIPIDEVLPIVEQMAAGEEPTHARLGVSITDVATAQVPGALPEGLVVDADELPAAGALVSEVPAGAAADAGLQPGDVVVRVDDTVITGSDSLIATIRSYRPGDEVEVTWVRDGEEQSATLELGSDADGS, from the coding sequence ATGAGCGACCAGCACCCCCGTCCCGAGGACCACCACCCCGTCGACCCCGCCCACCCCGCCGGTGCCGACCACCCCACCGGAGCCGACCACGGCCGCACCGGGCCGGTCCTCCCGCCCCCGCCCCCGTCGTACGACGACACCGTCCCGCTCGGCGCGACGGCACCGGCGCCCAGCGGCCTCGGTGCGCCGGCCCCCTCGCCCGCCCCCCGCCGCGGCCGCCTGGTCGCCGGGGTCGCCACCCTCGCGCTGCTCGTCGGCGGCGGCGCGGGCCTCGGCGGCGCGGCGCTGCAGGACGCCCTCGACGACGACGCGCCGACCACGGGTGCCGGTGTGCCCGCCTCGGCCGGCACCTCGGCCAGCGCGCCCGCCCCGGTCGCGGTCGCCGACGGCACGATCGAGGCCGTGGCCGAGGAGGTGCTGCCGTCGGTGGTGAAGATCGACGTGCGCGGCGAGGAGGGGGCAGGCAGCGGCTCCGGCATCGTGCTCAGCGAGGACGGCCAGATCCTCACCAACCAGCACGTCATCGAGGTCGCCGAGGACGGCGGCACGATCCGGGTCGGCTTCACCGACGGCACGACCGCCGAGGCGGAGGTGCTCGGCAGCGACCCGCTGACCGACACCGCGGTGATCCAGGCGGTCGACGTCTCCGGCCTGACCCCGATCGAGGTCGGCGACTCCGACGCGCTGCGGGTCGGGCAGCAGGTCGTGGCCGTCGGCTCGCCCTTCGGCCTCGACTCGACGGTGACGACCGGCATCGTCAGCGCCCTCGACCGGCCGGTCAACGTCGGGCGCACCGACGAGGGCGGCACGACCACCTACCCGGCGATCCAGACCGACGCGGCGATCAACCCCGGCAACAGCGGCGGCCCGCTCGTCGACACCGAGGGCCGCCTCGTGGGCATCAACTCCTCGATCCGCACCGCCGCGACCGGCACCGGTCAGGCCGGCTCGATCGGCCTCGGCTTCGCCATCCCGATCGACGAGGTGCTGCCGATCGTCGAGCAGATGGCGGCCGGCGAAGAGCCGACCCACGCCCGCCTCGGCGTCTCGATCACCGACGTCGCGACCGCGCAGGTGCCGGGGGCGCTGCCCGAGGGCCTGGTGGTCGACGCCGACGAGCTCCCGGCCGCCGGGGCGCTGGTCAGCGAGGTGCCCGCGGGCGCTGCCGCCGACGCGGGCCTGCAGCCCGGCGACGTGGTGGTGCGCGTCGACGACACGGTGATCACCGGTTCGGACTCGCTGATCGCCACCATCCGCTCCTACCGCCCCGGCGACGAGGTCGAGGTGACCTGGGTCCGCGACGGCGAGGAGCAGAGCGCGACCCTCGAGCTGGGCTCGGACGCCGACGGCTCCTGA
- a CDS encoding dienelactone hydrolase family protein, whose amino-acid sequence MAQVLLFHHVQGLTAGVLAFADDLRAAGHTVHAPDLFDGHTFDSVEEGFGYVQGLPDGEVARRTEAAVAGLPEALVYAGFSWGVVRAQSLAQTRPGARGALLYESCVPVTGEWAFGPWPAGVPVQVHGKLGDEFFDEDLPAARELVETLGPDLAELFTYDGDQHLFADRSLPSYDREAAALLTQRTLAFLAHVG is encoded by the coding sequence ATGGCCCAGGTGCTGCTGTTCCACCACGTGCAAGGGCTGACCGCCGGGGTGCTGGCGTTCGCCGACGACCTGAGGGCCGCGGGGCACACCGTGCACGCGCCCGACCTCTTCGACGGGCACACCTTCGACTCCGTCGAGGAGGGGTTCGGCTACGTCCAGGGCCTCCCGGACGGGGAGGTCGCACGCCGCACCGAGGCGGCGGTGGCGGGTCTGCCCGAGGCGCTCGTCTACGCCGGCTTCTCCTGGGGCGTGGTGCGCGCCCAGTCGCTCGCGCAGACCCGGCCGGGCGCGCGCGGCGCCCTGCTCTACGAGTCGTGCGTCCCCGTCACCGGGGAGTGGGCCTTCGGGCCGTGGCCGGCCGGGGTGCCGGTGCAGGTGCACGGCAAGCTCGGCGACGAGTTCTTCGACGAGGACCTCCCGGCCGCCCGCGAGCTGGTCGAGACGCTCGGGCCGGACCTGGCCGAGCTGTTCACCTACGACGGCGACCAGCACCTCTTCGCCGACCGCAGCCTCCCGTCGTACGACCGCGAGGCCGCGGCCCTGCTGACGCAGCGCACGCTCGCCTTCCTCGCGCACGTCGGCTGA
- a CDS encoding ATP-binding cassette domain-containing protein produces MGHVDVAGVRFELPDGRVLLDDVSFRVGEGQKVALVGANGAGKTTLLRIVTGDLQPHAGVVTRSGGLGVMRQFVGHGVVRGDGSDVVDPTVADLLLSVAPTRVQAAAAEVDACERLLMEDEDEATQMRYATALAEYADAGGYDLEVSWDVCTVAALGVPFDRARHRSLRTLSGGEQKRLVLEQLLRGPEEVLLLDEPDNYLDVPGKLWLEERLRTSPKTVLYISHDRELLANTATRVVTVELGAAGNQVWTHPGDFASYHQARADRFARFEELRRRWDEEHAKLKALVLMYKQKAAYNDGLASRYQAAQTRLRKFEEAGPPTEQPREQQVSMLLKGGRTGKRAVVCEGLELTGLMQPFDLEVWYGERVAVLGSNGSGKSHFLRLLAGGGSDPDVEHRPVGEPVAPVPHTGVARLGARVRPGWFVQTHEHPELVGRTLVEILHRGDAQPDGRGRAGMGREQASRVLDRYELAHAAEQTFESLSGGQQARLQILLLELSGATLLLLDEPTDNLDVQSAEALEAGLEAFEGTVLAVTHDRWFARGFDRFLVYGADGRVYESDGPVWDEGRVARAR; encoded by the coding sequence GTGGGACACGTGGACGTGGCAGGGGTGCGCTTCGAGCTGCCCGACGGCAGGGTGCTCCTCGACGACGTGTCGTTCCGCGTCGGCGAGGGGCAGAAGGTCGCCCTCGTGGGCGCCAACGGCGCGGGCAAGACCACGCTGCTGCGCATCGTCACCGGCGACCTGCAGCCGCACGCCGGGGTCGTGACGCGCTCCGGCGGCCTGGGCGTGATGCGGCAGTTCGTCGGCCACGGCGTGGTGCGGGGCGACGGCTCGGACGTCGTCGACCCGACCGTCGCGGACCTGCTGCTCAGCGTCGCGCCGACCCGCGTGCAGGCGGCGGCCGCCGAGGTGGACGCCTGCGAGCGGCTGCTCATGGAGGACGAGGACGAGGCGACGCAGATGCGCTACGCCACGGCGCTGGCGGAGTACGCCGACGCGGGCGGCTACGACCTCGAGGTCAGCTGGGACGTCTGCACCGTCGCCGCGCTCGGGGTGCCCTTCGACCGCGCCCGCCACCGCTCGCTGCGCACCCTGTCGGGCGGCGAGCAGAAGCGGCTCGTGCTCGAGCAGCTGCTGCGCGGCCCCGAGGAGGTGCTGCTGCTCGACGAGCCCGACAACTACCTCGACGTGCCCGGCAAGCTCTGGCTCGAGGAGCGCCTGCGCACCTCGCCCAAGACCGTGCTCTACATCAGCCACGACCGCGAGCTGCTCGCCAACACCGCGACGCGGGTCGTCACGGTCGAGCTCGGTGCCGCCGGCAACCAGGTGTGGACCCACCCGGGCGACTTCGCGTCCTACCACCAGGCGCGCGCCGACCGCTTCGCGCGCTTCGAGGAGCTGCGGCGGCGCTGGGACGAGGAGCACGCCAAGCTCAAGGCGCTCGTGCTGATGTACAAGCAGAAGGCCGCCTACAACGACGGCCTCGCCAGCCGCTACCAAGCCGCGCAGACGCGGCTGCGCAAGTTCGAGGAGGCAGGCCCGCCGACCGAGCAGCCGCGCGAGCAGCAGGTGTCGATGCTTCTGAAGGGCGGGCGCACCGGCAAGCGCGCCGTCGTGTGCGAGGGCCTCGAGCTCACCGGCCTGATGCAGCCCTTCGACCTCGAGGTCTGGTACGGCGAGCGTGTCGCCGTGCTCGGCTCGAACGGCTCCGGCAAGTCGCACTTCCTCCGCCTGCTCGCGGGCGGCGGCAGCGACCCCGACGTGGAGCACCGCCCCGTCGGGGAGCCCGTCGCGCCGGTGCCGCACACCGGCGTCGCCCGCCTCGGGGCGCGGGTGCGGCCGGGGTGGTTCGTCCAGACCCACGAGCACCCCGAGCTCGTCGGCCGCACCCTGGTGGAGATCCTCCACCGCGGCGACGCCCAGCCCGACGGGCGCGGTCGTGCCGGGATGGGGCGCGAGCAGGCCAGCCGCGTGCTCGACCGCTACGAGCTCGCCCACGCCGCCGAGCAGACCTTCGAGTCGCTCTCCGGCGGGCAGCAGGCCCGGCTGCAGATCCTGCTGCTCGAGCTCTCGGGCGCCACCTTGCTGCTCCTCGACGAGCCGACCGACAACCTCGACGTGCAGTCGGCCGAGGCGCTCGAGGCGGGCCTCGAGGCCTTCGAGGGCACCGTGCTCGCGGTCACCCACGACCGCTGGTTCGCCCGCGGCTTCGACCGGTTCCTGGTGTACGGCGCGGACGGCCGCGTCTACGAGTCCGACGGCCCCGTGTGGGACGAGGGACGCGTGGCGCGCGCGCGTTAG
- the pulA gene encoding pullulanase-type alpha-1,6-glucosidase has protein sequence MRRPLLSTAASAVALLTAVSLAGAAPVGAAPGGAEPSPPGPGAVPRTDAPRSATTPGPTSYRSAARTSDEVTAADRDLVRAPVRGPLTRERFYFVMADRFANGDPTNDRGGIEGGRLDHGFDPTDKGFFHGGDLAGMRERLDYVEGLGTTAIWLTPSFANKPVQGSGDQASAGYHGYWVTDFTRLDPHFGTNAELKAFVDDAHRRGIKVFFDIITNHTADVLDYREQQYGYVDKATQPYRDADGEAFDDRDFAGGDTFPELDAETSFPRTPVFRTEADETVKVPAWLNDPRRYHNRGDSTFAGESSTYGDFVGLDDLFTEQPEVVDGMTEIYEEWVRFGIDGFRIDTVKHVNLEFWQEFAPAIRAEAARIGNDDFFAFGEVFDSAPSFMSTYTTEGEMDATLDFGFQSAATAFATGSGTTRLRDLFADDDWYTDADSSAYSLPTFLGNHDMGRIASFLDDAASGDELLARDRLAHDLMFLVRGQPVVYYGDEQGFTGPGGDKDARQDMFPTRTAEYADDDQVGTDATPADDNFDPTHPLYRRIAALSELRERHPALADGAQLHRYASDRAGVYAFSRVDREERRELVVAVNNAEEARTVSFDTLRERGGFRQVWPAGASQRLKADDEGRVTLTVPPLSSVVFRADGRLPEREAAPAVALVRPLTTDGAPGTVASRAEVRAQPAEPGFHEVTFAWRETGAQAWEVLGTDDTAPYRVRHDVRDLPVGTEVEYRAVLRDHSGNLSAAGAPAVVAEEGSAPAPTDPGPGTPDGPVEQPGAVSVPGSFNQEVGCPGDWQPDCDAVQLTRDAADDVWKATLPVPAGTHEYKAAIDRSWTENYGAGGAPNGPNLSLTTGGSREVRFFYDHRTHHVTSDAQGPVVTAPGSFQSELGCPGDWSPACMRSWLQDPDGDGVLTFATTRIPPGTYEVKAAHGLSWDENYGAGGAPGGANIGFTVGAAGQEVLFRYVLETKELTVLTQDAGPRPDLTAERAHWLRDDVVALDVPDDAPAGSTWRLHASPDGRLVADAETLDGPAGATSVPLTLDPAGLPADVVADFPHLADLEALRLRPADARRADELLRGQLAVASYDPDGRLTAATGVQVPGVLDDVYVAQRGADRRELGPTWTGATPSLALWAPTAQDVDLLLWPAGQEQAEPRRVAMTRQRDGAWTVRGEKAWRGASYLFDVRVWAPEAQQVVANRVTDPASLALTTNSQRSVLVDLDDPALAPAGWGGGPRPTVERAVDRSIYEQHVRDFSIGDETVPAADRGRYRAFTHTGSDGMRHLRRLAEAGLTTVHLLPTFDIATIEERRPAQAEPACDLAALPADSERQQECVGEVAGQDGFNWGYDPFHYTTPEGSYASDPEGPTRTREFRAMVQGLHRAGLEVVLDVVYNHTAASGQDAKSVLDRVVPGYYHRLDATGAVETSTCCANTATEHAMAEKLMVDSVVTWARDYAVDGFRFDLMGHHSKANVLAVRAALDELTVARDGVDGRRIGIYGEGWNFGEVADDARFEQATQANLAGTGIGTFSDRLRDAVRGGGPFDEDPGVQGFGSGLLTDPNDREGRTPAEQERRLRQETDLVALGMAGNLADFRFRSAAGGETTGREVDYNGSPAGYAAEPGETVTYVDAHDNETLYDAFALKLPQGTSPAERVRANTVALSTVALGQGTAFWHAGTDLLRSKSLDRNSYDSGDWFNRVDWSRREHTFGSGLPPRRDNEAKWGYLRPLLGDPALRMGQAEMSAAHEAALDLLRLRTSSRLFRLGTAAAVQEKVSFLEAPLGTVAMLLDDTVGGDVDPAREGLLVLVNPTPDPVTVTGTGAGWRLHAAQRRGADEVVRGTQVRADEVVVPARTTAVLER, from the coding sequence GTGCGCCGACCCCTGCTCTCCACCGCCGCGTCCGCGGTGGCCCTCCTCACCGCGGTGAGCCTGGCGGGCGCCGCGCCCGTCGGCGCCGCGCCCGGCGGCGCCGAGCCGTCTCCTCCCGGGCCGGGCGCCGTGCCGCGCACCGACGCGCCGCGCTCCGCGACGACGCCGGGCCCGACCTCCTACCGCTCGGCGGCGCGCACTTCCGACGAGGTGACCGCGGCCGACCGCGACCTCGTGCGGGCCCCCGTGCGCGGACCGCTCACGCGCGAGCGGTTCTACTTCGTCATGGCCGACCGGTTCGCCAACGGCGACCCGACCAACGACCGCGGCGGGATCGAGGGCGGCCGGCTCGACCACGGCTTCGACCCCACCGACAAGGGCTTCTTCCACGGCGGCGACCTGGCCGGCATGCGGGAGCGGCTCGACTACGTCGAGGGGCTGGGCACGACCGCGATCTGGCTGACGCCGAGCTTCGCCAACAAGCCCGTCCAGGGCTCCGGTGACCAGGCCAGTGCGGGCTACCACGGCTACTGGGTCACCGACTTCACGCGGCTCGACCCGCACTTCGGCACGAACGCGGAGCTGAAGGCATTCGTCGACGACGCCCACCGCCGCGGCATCAAGGTGTTCTTCGACATCATCACCAACCACACCGCCGACGTCCTCGACTACCGCGAGCAGCAGTACGGCTACGTCGACAAGGCCACCCAGCCCTACCGCGACGCCGACGGCGAGGCCTTCGACGACCGCGACTTCGCGGGCGGCGACACCTTCCCCGAGCTCGACGCGGAGACCTCCTTCCCACGCACCCCGGTCTTCCGCACCGAGGCCGACGAGACCGTCAAGGTGCCGGCCTGGCTCAACGACCCGCGCCGCTACCACAACCGCGGCGACTCGACCTTCGCCGGCGAGTCGTCGACCTACGGCGACTTCGTCGGCCTCGACGACCTCTTCACCGAGCAGCCCGAGGTCGTCGACGGCATGACGGAGATCTACGAGGAGTGGGTGCGCTTCGGCATCGACGGCTTCCGCATCGACACCGTCAAGCACGTCAACCTGGAGTTCTGGCAGGAGTTCGCACCGGCCATCCGCGCGGAGGCCGCCCGCATCGGCAACGACGACTTCTTCGCCTTCGGCGAGGTCTTCGACTCCGCCCCGTCGTTCATGAGCACCTACACCACCGAGGGCGAGATGGACGCGACCCTCGACTTCGGCTTCCAGTCCGCCGCCACCGCCTTCGCGACCGGCAGCGGCACGACGCGCCTGCGCGACCTCTTCGCCGACGACGACTGGTACACCGACGCCGACTCCTCGGCGTACTCCCTGCCGACCTTCCTCGGCAACCACGACATGGGCCGCATCGCCTCCTTCCTCGACGACGCGGCCAGCGGCGACGAGCTGCTCGCCCGCGACCGCCTCGCCCACGACCTGATGTTCCTCGTGCGCGGCCAGCCGGTCGTCTACTACGGCGACGAGCAGGGCTTCACCGGCCCCGGCGGCGACAAGGACGCGCGGCAGGACATGTTCCCCACGCGCACCGCGGAGTACGCCGACGACGACCAGGTCGGCACCGACGCGACCCCGGCCGACGACAACTTCGACCCGACCCACCCGCTCTACCGCCGCATCGCCGCGCTCTCCGAGCTGCGCGAGCGCCACCCTGCCCTGGCCGACGGCGCGCAGCTGCACCGCTATGCCAGCGACCGCGCCGGCGTCTACGCCTTCAGCCGCGTCGACCGCGAGGAGCGGCGCGAGCTCGTCGTCGCGGTCAACAATGCCGAGGAGGCCCGCACGGTCTCCTTCGACACGCTGCGCGAGCGTGGCGGCTTCCGCCAGGTCTGGCCGGCCGGGGCGTCCCAGCGGCTGAAGGCCGACGACGAGGGCCGCGTCACGCTGACGGTGCCGCCGCTGTCCTCGGTGGTCTTCCGCGCCGACGGCCGCCTGCCCGAGCGGGAGGCGGCCCCCGCGGTCGCCCTGGTGCGCCCGCTGACCACCGACGGTGCCCCCGGCACGGTCGCGAGCCGCGCCGAGGTGCGCGCGCAGCCCGCCGAGCCCGGCTTCCACGAGGTGACCTTCGCCTGGCGCGAGACCGGCGCGCAGGCGTGGGAGGTGCTCGGCACCGACGACACCGCGCCCTACCGCGTGCGCCACGACGTCCGCGACCTCCCGGTCGGCACCGAGGTGGAGTACCGCGCGGTCCTGCGCGACCACTCCGGCAACCTCAGCGCAGCCGGCGCCCCGGCCGTCGTGGCGGAGGAGGGCAGTGCGCCCGCCCCGACCGACCCGGGCCCCGGCACCCCCGACGGCCCGGTCGAGCAGCCCGGCGCCGTGTCGGTGCCCGGCTCGTTCAACCAGGAGGTCGGCTGCCCGGGTGACTGGCAGCCCGACTGCGACGCGGTGCAGCTGACCCGCGACGCCGCCGACGACGTGTGGAAGGCGACGCTCCCGGTGCCGGCCGGCACCCACGAGTACAAGGCCGCGATCGACCGCTCGTGGACCGAGAACTACGGCGCCGGCGGCGCTCCGAACGGCCCCAACCTGTCGTTGACCACGGGCGGCTCCCGCGAGGTGCGGTTCTTCTACGACCACCGCACCCACCACGTCACCAGCGACGCGCAGGGCCCGGTCGTGACCGCGCCCGGCAGCTTCCAGTCCGAGCTCGGCTGCCCCGGTGACTGGTCGCCGGCCTGCATGCGCTCGTGGCTGCAGGACCCCGACGGCGACGGCGTGCTGACCTTCGCCACCACCCGGATCCCGCCGGGGACCTACGAGGTGAAGGCTGCCCACGGCCTGTCGTGGGACGAGAACTACGGCGCCGGCGGTGCGCCCGGCGGCGCGAACATCGGCTTCACCGTCGGCGCCGCGGGCCAGGAGGTCCTCTTCCGCTACGTCCTCGAGACCAAGGAGCTGACCGTGCTGACGCAGGACGCGGGCCCGCGCCCCGACCTCACCGCCGAGCGCGCGCACTGGCTGCGCGACGACGTGGTTGCCCTCGACGTGCCCGACGACGCGCCCGCCGGCAGCACGTGGCGCCTGCATGCCTCGCCCGACGGCCGGCTGGTCGCCGACGCCGAGACGCTCGACGGCCCGGCCGGCGCCACCTCGGTGCCGCTGACGCTCGACCCGGCGGGGCTCCCCGCCGACGTCGTGGCCGACTTCCCCCACCTCGCCGACCTCGAGGCGCTGCGGCTGCGACCGGCCGACGCCCGGCGGGCCGACGAGCTCCTCCGCGGCCAGCTCGCCGTGGCGTCGTACGACCCCGACGGCCGGCTGACCGCGGCCACCGGCGTGCAGGTCCCCGGCGTCCTCGACGACGTGTACGTCGCCCAGCGCGGCGCCGACCGTCGCGAGCTCGGCCCCACCTGGACCGGCGCGACCCCCTCGCTCGCGCTGTGGGCGCCGACCGCCCAGGACGTCGACCTGCTGCTGTGGCCGGCCGGCCAGGAGCAGGCCGAGCCGCGCCGGGTCGCGATGACCCGGCAGCGCGACGGCGCGTGGACCGTGCGGGGCGAGAAGGCCTGGCGCGGGGCGTCGTACCTCTTCGACGTGCGCGTGTGGGCGCCGGAGGCCCAGCAGGTCGTGGCCAACCGCGTCACCGACCCGGCCTCGCTGGCGCTCACCACCAACTCGCAGCGCTCGGTGCTCGTCGACCTCGACGACCCGGCGCTGGCCCCGGCCGGCTGGGGCGGCGGGCCGCGTCCGACGGTGGAACGGGCGGTCGACCGCAGCATCTACGAGCAGCACGTGCGCGACTTCTCGATCGGTGACGAGACGGTGCCGGCGGCCGACCGCGGCCGCTACCGCGCGTTCACCCACACCGGCTCCGACGGCATGCGCCACCTGCGCCGGCTGGCCGAGGCAGGGCTCACCACGGTGCACCTGCTGCCGACCTTCGACATCGCCACGATCGAGGAGCGGCGACCGGCCCAGGCCGAGCCGGCCTGCGACCTCGCGGCGCTGCCGGCCGACTCCGAGCGCCAGCAGGAGTGCGTCGGCGAGGTCGCCGGGCAGGACGGGTTCAACTGGGGCTACGACCCCTTCCACTACACGACGCCCGAGGGGTCCTACGCCTCCGACCCGGAGGGCCCGACCCGCACCCGCGAGTTCCGCGCCATGGTGCAGGGCCTGCACCGCGCCGGCCTCGAGGTCGTGCTCGACGTGGTCTACAACCACACCGCCGCGTCGGGGCAGGACGCGAAGAGCGTGCTCGACCGGGTCGTGCCGGGCTACTACCACCGGCTGGACGCCACCGGCGCGGTCGAGACGTCGACCTGCTGCGCCAACACGGCCACCGAGCACGCGATGGCCGAGAAGCTGATGGTCGACTCGGTGGTGACGTGGGCGCGCGACTACGCCGTCGACGGCTTCCGCTTCGACCTCATGGGGCACCACTCCAAGGCCAACGTGCTGGCCGTGCGCGCCGCGCTCGACGAGCTCACCGTCGCCCGCGACGGCGTCGACGGCCGGCGGATCGGGATCTACGGGGAGGGCTGGAACTTCGGCGAGGTGGCCGACGACGCGCGCTTCGAGCAGGCCACGCAGGCCAACCTCGCGGGCACCGGCATCGGCACCTTCTCCGACCGGCTGCGCGACGCCGTGCGCGGCGGCGGGCCCTTCGACGAGGACCCGGGCGTCCAGGGCTTCGGGTCGGGCCTGCTCACCGACCCCAACGACCGCGAGGGCCGCACCCCGGCCGAGCAGGAGCGCCGGCTGCGGCAGGAGACCGACCTGGTCGCGCTCGGCATGGCCGGCAACCTCGCCGACTTCCGCTTCCGCAGCGCGGCGGGCGGGGAGACCACCGGTCGCGAGGTCGACTACAACGGCTCGCCCGCCGGCTACGCCGCCGAGCCGGGGGAGACCGTCACCTACGTCGACGCCCACGACAACGAGACGCTCTACGACGCCTTCGCGCTGAAGCTGCCGCAGGGCACCTCGCCGGCCGAGCGGGTGCGGGCCAACACCGTCGCCCTCTCGACGGTCGCGCTGGGCCAGGGCACCGCCTTCTGGCACGCCGGCACCGACCTGCTGCGCTCGAAGTCGCTGGACCGCAACTCCTACGACTCCGGCGACTGGTTCAACCGGGTCGACTGGTCGCGCCGCGAGCACACCTTCGGCTCCGGCCTGCCGCCGCGCCGCGACAACGAGGCCAAGTGGGGCTACCTGCGGCCCCTGCTCGGCGACCCCGCGCTGCGGATGGGGCAGGCGGAGATGTCCGCCGCCCACGAGGCGGCGCTCGACCTGCTGCGCCTGCGGACCTCGTCGCGGCTCTTCCGGCTCGGCACCGCCGCCGCGGTGCAGGAGAAGGTGTCGTTCCTCGAGGCCCCGCTCGGCACCGTCGCGATGCTGCTCGACGACACGGTCGGAGGCGACGTCGACCCCGCCCGCGAGGGCCTGCTGGTGCTCGTCAACCCCACCCCTGACCCGGTGACCGTGACCGGCACCGGCGCGGGGTGGCGCCTGCACGCGGCGCAGCGACGCGGCGCCGACGAGGTCGTGCGAGGCACGCAGGTGCGGGCCGACGAGGTCGTCGTGCCCGCCCGCACCACCGCCGTCCTCGAGCGCTGA
- a CDS encoding TetR family transcriptional regulator, with the protein MGGSGSEEPREPVGRADAARSRLAQAAVEAFAARGFHGTTTRDIAAAAGMSPAALYVHHRSKESLLFALSLEGHRRTLALVEAAATSPGGVVERLGRLVADFVRHHAVNNTSARVVNYELAALAPEHLDEITALRHRIEQVVVALVTEGVAAGELSTPDPRMSAAAVTSLGIDVARWFRRGEGWAPDEVADHYRLLVLRMLGADPG; encoded by the coding sequence GTGGGCGGGTCCGGCAGCGAGGAGCCCCGCGAGCCCGTCGGGCGGGCCGACGCCGCGCGGTCGCGCCTGGCGCAGGCCGCGGTCGAGGCGTTCGCGGCCCGCGGCTTCCACGGCACGACGACCCGCGACATCGCGGCCGCGGCGGGCATGAGCCCGGCGGCGCTCTACGTGCACCACCGCAGCAAGGAGAGCCTGCTCTTCGCGCTGTCGCTCGAGGGTCACCGCCGCACGCTCGCGCTCGTCGAGGCGGCTGCGACGTCGCCCGGCGGCGTCGTCGAGCGGCTCGGGCGCCTCGTCGCCGACTTCGTGCGGCACCACGCGGTGAACAACACGTCGGCCCGGGTGGTGAACTACGAGCTCGCCGCGCTCGCCCCCGAGCACCTCGACGAGATCACCGCGCTGCGGCACCGCATCGAGCAGGTGGTCGTCGCCCTGGTGACCGAGGGCGTGGCGGCGGGCGAGCTCAGCACACCCGACCCGCGGATGAGCGCGGCGGCGGTCACCTCGCTCGGCATCGACGTCGCGCGCTGGTTCCGCCGAGGCGAGGGGTGGGCGCCCGACGAGGTCGCGGACCACTACCGGCTGCTGGTCCTGCGGATGCTGGGCGCCGACCCCGGCTGA
- a CDS encoding SDR family oxidoreductase, with protein sequence MNGLAGRTALVTGASRGIGLGIAQRLVAEGVRVCVTARKPEALAAAVEELGGPDHAIAVAGRADDVEHQRDAVAQTLEAFGSLDLLVNNTGINPVFGRLVDLDLDAARKITEVNCVAALSWVQQAHRAWMGEHGGAVVNVASVAGLRPAPGIAFYGASKAMLIHLTEELAVELGPSIRVNAVAPAVVKTRFAEALYQGREEQVAAAYPLQRLGVPDDVAGAVAFLLSDDASWLTGQTVVLDGGVTLTGGA encoded by the coding sequence GTGAACGGCCTCGCCGGCCGCACCGCCCTCGTCACCGGCGCGAGCCGCGGCATCGGCCTCGGCATCGCCCAGCGCCTGGTGGCCGAGGGCGTCCGGGTCTGCGTCACGGCTCGCAAGCCGGAGGCCCTCGCCGCCGCCGTCGAGGAGCTCGGCGGGCCCGACCACGCGATCGCGGTGGCCGGCCGCGCCGACGACGTCGAGCACCAGCGCGACGCCGTCGCGCAGACCCTCGAGGCGTTCGGCAGCCTGGACCTGCTGGTCAACAACACCGGCATCAACCCCGTCTTCGGTCGGCTGGTCGACCTCGACCTCGACGCCGCCCGCAAGATCACCGAGGTCAACTGCGTCGCGGCGCTGTCGTGGGTGCAGCAGGCCCACCGCGCCTGGATGGGCGAGCACGGCGGCGCGGTCGTCAACGTGGCGTCCGTCGCGGGCCTGCGGCCGGCGCCGGGCATCGCCTTCTACGGCGCCAGCAAGGCGATGCTGATCCACCTCACCGAGGAGCTCGCCGTCGAGCTCGGCCCCTCGATCCGCGTCAACGCGGTCGCGCCCGCCGTGGTGAAGACCCGCTTCGCCGAGGCGCTCTACCAGGGCCGCGAGGAGCAGGTCGCGGCGGCCTACCCGCTGCAGCGGCTCGGCGTCCCCGACGACGTCGCCGGCGCGGTGGCCTTCCTGCTCTCCGACGACGCGTCGTGGCTGACGGGCCAGACGGTCGTGCTCGACGGCGGCGTCACGCTGACGGGCGGCGCCTGA